Proteins encoded together in one Styela clava chromosome 12, kaStyClav1.hap1.2, whole genome shotgun sequence window:
- the LOC120329278 gene encoding ceramide transfer protein-like isoform X2: MSDSHPSLNASEEEDEFVSHSTDLPSFKGILSKWTNYIHGWQDRYVTCGDGTLSYYRSANETEYGCRGSMSLAKAAVSCHEFDKCRFDVAINDSVWYMRAPDETTRQQWIETIEANKSESGYGSDGSSLRRHGSMMSLGSGLSITSSSSFRKGRGLFEKLAELETFRDILCRQVDTLQKHFDACANSEEQSDIRDNFGMDADADDEIDHEDDITLTSTDPDSLHRTSNVTYRPEGIDFKGEAITFKATTAGIIATLSHCIDLMSSREETWQRRLEKEHEKRRRLEEQLRHAVESAKQKITFAGSPDFEEGPQSTITEEEFFDAVEAELDKQDKIVEDREHSKKLQKAAIEKEKTVHPFSRELERRIHEHLIDSVKDPSKDEHTDWELFAEEGEMKVYRRELEEDGLICDPLKAMHAIEGVTAHEMCHYFWDTDVRMEWEATIESFRVLDAPDDHTSIIYQTHKRVWPASQRDCLYLSSLKKVDDMIPEGMVQNPKPHDTYIVCNFSVDHPDNNPVAGCLRAIISIALICETYVTPPPNGGPIDRNCLKCKIVYVANINPGGWAPAAVLRAVYKREYPKFLRRFTAYVKDKTKNREILF, from the exons ATGTCGGATAGCCACCCTAGTTTAAACGCGTCAGAAGAGGAGGATGAGTTTGTTTCTCATTCAACGGATTTACCGTCTTTCAAAGGAATTTTATCTAAATGGACAAATTACATACATGGATGGCAAGAcag ataTGTAACATGTGGAGATGGAACTTTGAGTTATTACAGATCAGCGAATGAAACAGAATATGGATGTAGAGGATCTATGAGTTTAGCCAAAGCAGCCGTTTCG TGTCATGAATTTGATAAATGCCGGTTCGATGTTGCAATAAACGACAGTGTTTGGTATATGAGAGCACCTGATGAAACAACAAGACAACAATGGATTGAAACCATTGAAGCAAATAAG tctGAATCAGGATATGGATCGGATGGAAGTAGTCTACGTCGCCATGGCTCCATGATGTCACTTGGCAGTGGATTGTCAATCACCTCGAGTTCATCATTCAGAAAAG GTCGTGGTTTATTCGAAAAATTGGCTGAATTAGAAACATTCAGAGATATTTTGTGCAGACAAGTCGACACATTACAGAAACATTTTGATGCTTGTGCTAATTCTGAAGAACAAAGTGACATCAGAGATAACTTCGGCA TGGACGCAGATGCTGATGATGAAATAGATCACGAGGATGATATAACGTTAACCAGTACTGACCCTGATTCATTGCATAGAACTAGCAAT GTGACTTATAGACCAGAAGGAATTGATTTTAAAGGAGAAGCAATAACATTCAAAGCAACAACAGCAGGAATTATTGCAACTTTATCTCATTGTATCGATTTAATGTCGAGTAGAGAAGAAACGTGGCAGAGGAGATTGGAGAAG GAGCACGAGAAAAGAAGACGTTTAGAGGAACAACTTCGGCATGCCGTAGAGTCTGCAAAACAGAAAATTACTTTTGCTGGAAGCCCTGATTTTGAAGAAGGACCACAAAGTACGATTACGGAAGAAGAATTTTTTGATGCAGTGGAGGCGGAGCTGGATAAACAAGATAAAATAGTAGAAGAT AGGGAACATTCGAAGAAGTTACAAAAAGCTGCAatcgaaaaagaaaaaacagtGCACCCTTTCAGTAGAGAATTAGAACGAAGAATACATGAACATTTAATCGATTCGGTGAAAGATCCAAGTAAAGATGAACATACCGACTGGGAATTGTTTGCTGAAGAAGGAGAAATGAAAGTATATAG ACGTGAACTCGAGGAAGATGGATTGATATGTGATCCATTGAAAGCCATGCATGCAATAGAAGGTGTTACTGCTCACGAAATGTGTCATTATTTCTGGGATACTGACGTTAGAATGGAATGGGAAG CAACAATTGAAAGTTTCCGTGTATTGGATGCTCCTGATGATCACACATCTATCATTTATCAAACACATAAAAGAGTTTGGCCTGCGTCACAACGAGATTGTCTTTATTTATCATCGTTAAAGAAG GTCGACGATATGATTCCGGAAGGTATGGTACAAAATCCAAAACCACACGATACGTACATTGTTTGTAATTTCTCTGTTGATCACCCTGATAACAAT CCTGTCGCGGGATGTTTACGAGCAATCATCAGTATAGCATTAATATGTGAAACCTATGTTACACCGCCACCTAATGGAGGACCAATTGATAGAAACTGCCTCAAATGCAAAATTGTTTATGTCGCTAACA ttaatCCCGGAGGTTGGGCACCAGCTGCAGTTTTGAGAGCTGTATATAAACGTGAATATCCCAAGTTTTTGAGGAGGTTTACCGCTTATGTCAAGGACAAAACAAAGAACAGAGAGATcttgttttaa
- the LOC120329278 gene encoding ceramide transfer protein-like isoform X1, translated as MSDSHPSLNASEEEDEFVSHSTDLPSFKGILSKWTNYIHGWQDRYVTCGDGTLSYYRSANETEYGCRGSMSLAKAAVSCHEFDKCRFDVAINDSVWYMRAPDETTRQQWIETIEANKDNGYLMWRSESGYGSDGSSLRRHGSMMSLGSGLSITSSSSFRKGRGLFEKLAELETFRDILCRQVDTLQKHFDACANSEEQSDIRDNFGMDADADDEIDHEDDITLTSTDPDSLHRTSNVTYRPEGIDFKGEAITFKATTAGIIATLSHCIDLMSSREETWQRRLEKEHEKRRRLEEQLRHAVESAKQKITFAGSPDFEEGPQSTITEEEFFDAVEAELDKQDKIVEDREHSKKLQKAAIEKEKTVHPFSRELERRIHEHLIDSVKDPSKDEHTDWELFAEEGEMKVYRRELEEDGLICDPLKAMHAIEGVTAHEMCHYFWDTDVRMEWEATIESFRVLDAPDDHTSIIYQTHKRVWPASQRDCLYLSSLKKVDDMIPEGMVQNPKPHDTYIVCNFSVDHPDNNPVAGCLRAIISIALICETYVTPPPNGGPIDRNCLKCKIVYVANINPGGWAPAAVLRAVYKREYPKFLRRFTAYVKDKTKNREILF; from the exons ATGTCGGATAGCCACCCTAGTTTAAACGCGTCAGAAGAGGAGGATGAGTTTGTTTCTCATTCAACGGATTTACCGTCTTTCAAAGGAATTTTATCTAAATGGACAAATTACATACATGGATGGCAAGAcag ataTGTAACATGTGGAGATGGAACTTTGAGTTATTACAGATCAGCGAATGAAACAGAATATGGATGTAGAGGATCTATGAGTTTAGCCAAAGCAGCCGTTTCG TGTCATGAATTTGATAAATGCCGGTTCGATGTTGCAATAAACGACAGTGTTTGGTATATGAGAGCACCTGATGAAACAACAAGACAACAATGGATTGAAACCATTGAAGCAAATAAG GACAATGGTTATCTTATGTGGAGA tctGAATCAGGATATGGATCGGATGGAAGTAGTCTACGTCGCCATGGCTCCATGATGTCACTTGGCAGTGGATTGTCAATCACCTCGAGTTCATCATTCAGAAAAG GTCGTGGTTTATTCGAAAAATTGGCTGAATTAGAAACATTCAGAGATATTTTGTGCAGACAAGTCGACACATTACAGAAACATTTTGATGCTTGTGCTAATTCTGAAGAACAAAGTGACATCAGAGATAACTTCGGCA TGGACGCAGATGCTGATGATGAAATAGATCACGAGGATGATATAACGTTAACCAGTACTGACCCTGATTCATTGCATAGAACTAGCAAT GTGACTTATAGACCAGAAGGAATTGATTTTAAAGGAGAAGCAATAACATTCAAAGCAACAACAGCAGGAATTATTGCAACTTTATCTCATTGTATCGATTTAATGTCGAGTAGAGAAGAAACGTGGCAGAGGAGATTGGAGAAG GAGCACGAGAAAAGAAGACGTTTAGAGGAACAACTTCGGCATGCCGTAGAGTCTGCAAAACAGAAAATTACTTTTGCTGGAAGCCCTGATTTTGAAGAAGGACCACAAAGTACGATTACGGAAGAAGAATTTTTTGATGCAGTGGAGGCGGAGCTGGATAAACAAGATAAAATAGTAGAAGAT AGGGAACATTCGAAGAAGTTACAAAAAGCTGCAatcgaaaaagaaaaaacagtGCACCCTTTCAGTAGAGAATTAGAACGAAGAATACATGAACATTTAATCGATTCGGTGAAAGATCCAAGTAAAGATGAACATACCGACTGGGAATTGTTTGCTGAAGAAGGAGAAATGAAAGTATATAG ACGTGAACTCGAGGAAGATGGATTGATATGTGATCCATTGAAAGCCATGCATGCAATAGAAGGTGTTACTGCTCACGAAATGTGTCATTATTTCTGGGATACTGACGTTAGAATGGAATGGGAAG CAACAATTGAAAGTTTCCGTGTATTGGATGCTCCTGATGATCACACATCTATCATTTATCAAACACATAAAAGAGTTTGGCCTGCGTCACAACGAGATTGTCTTTATTTATCATCGTTAAAGAAG GTCGACGATATGATTCCGGAAGGTATGGTACAAAATCCAAAACCACACGATACGTACATTGTTTGTAATTTCTCTGTTGATCACCCTGATAACAAT CCTGTCGCGGGATGTTTACGAGCAATCATCAGTATAGCATTAATATGTGAAACCTATGTTACACCGCCACCTAATGGAGGACCAATTGATAGAAACTGCCTCAAATGCAAAATTGTTTATGTCGCTAACA ttaatCCCGGAGGTTGGGCACCAGCTGCAGTTTTGAGAGCTGTATATAAACGTGAATATCCCAAGTTTTTGAGGAGGTTTACCGCTTATGTCAAGGACAAAACAAAGAACAGAGAGATcttgttttaa